Genomic DNA from Alistipes indistinctus YIT 12060:
GATCAGCTCGACGTCGCGGTAGAGGCCGCCGTAGACGTTGTGGTCGCCCGCGGTGGGCAGTACGTCCATCTGCGGCGAGTTGTTGACGATCACCCAGATCGAGTTCGTCTCGCCGAAGCGCAGGTAGGGCGTCAGCTCGAAGGTGAAGCCGGTGAAGCCGCCCCGGTGCTCGCCCACATGGCGGCCGTTCACGGCGAGGTTCGCCACGTCGCCCGCCGCGCCGAAGCGGATGAAGACCCGCTTGCCGCGCCATTCGGCCGGAACCTTGATATCCTTGATGTAGTTGCCGATGCCGCGGTAGTAGTCGTTGTGGCCGCCGAGCGCGTCGCGGTTCCAGGTGTGCGGCAGGTTCACCATCGTGGCGTTGTCGCTGGTGTGGCTGTTGCTGAAAAAGCGCCAGTTGCGGTTGATGTTGATCACTTCGCGCGCCCGGGCCTGCAGGGCGCTCCCTGCAAGCAGCGTACCCAGCAGCAGGGTGAGGATCAGGGCTCTGTTTTTCATCGGAAATCTCATCGGGAAAGGTATTTTAATATGCCCGCCGCGGGTTTCGTTCCGCAGTTCGGTGGCACGGGTCGTTCGTTCCTGTACGCGGGGCGTTCCCCGGGATATTCAGCCCGGTGGATTGGTCCCGCCGGCTGCCTGCGGAGGAGCGTGCGATCTGCATACCGCAGCACCCCGCCCGGTCCGCAGGCGGCCCGGATGGCATGCATGCCGTCGTATCGGCCTCCTGCGCGAGCTTTCGGGCACGGCCGGCCGATTCGTGTACAAAAATAGCGAAAAGAAAATAAATCGCTATATTCGTATCAAAAATTGCACCGGGATCGACCGGGGCCGGGGCGTACGTGTCCCAAAGACTTAAAAGGGAAATGACCGTTTTCGATATCGTATGCGGGCTGTTGCTGGCCGTGGGGGCGTGGAAAGGATGGCGCGACGGGATCATCGTGCAGCTTTCGGGCATCCTGGGGCTGCTGGTGGGGGTCTACCTGGCCTACCGTTACAGCATTCCCGCAAGCCGCTGGCTCGGTTCGGAAGGAATGACCGGACAGGCGGCGGGGTTCCTGCTCGTTTTCGGTTTGGTGCTTGTGGCCCTTGCGTTGCTGGGACGCCTGATGCGCGGCTTGTTCAAATTCGCGGGCCTCGGGCTGTTCGACCAGCTGGGGGGCGCCGCGCTCGGGATTGTGAAAGTGGCGCTGCTGGTGAGCGTACTGCTCGGCGCCTACGAGTCGATCAACCTCACCCGCCACTGGACCGACGGCGAAAAAACGGAGCGGTCGTGGCTCTACCGCCCGGTGAAAGAGGCCGGGGAGCTCGCATTTCCCTACCTGAGATCGCTGAAAGAGCAGTTTCTTTAAGGTTGCCCGGAGTCGTTCCGGGGGGATGCGAAGGCTCGCTTCGGTTTTTATATATTACAACAGTTTGCCCATGGAAACCATACGTACCGCAGTTGTCGTCAAGGCGACAGGCAGCCGCTACATGCTGCACGACCTCGCCTCGCAGGCCACCGTCGAGGGGCGCCTCAGGGGGCGCCTGCGCCTGAGCGGCAGCCGCTCGACCAGCCCTGTGGTGGTGGGCGATATCGTGGATTACGAACCCGAACTGCCGGCCGGGATTGAAACGGCCGGAGACGGAACGGGGCGTACCGCGCCCGGGACGGAGGGGGATGGAACCGGCGGCCGTGCGGCGGGCGGTGCCGGGGCGGCCGGCGTACCGGGAAAATCCTGTACGTCCGGAACGGTCGTGGCGCTGCACCCGAGGCGCAACTACATCATCCGCCGCGCGTCGAACCTCTCGAAGGAGTCACACATCATCGCGGCGAACATCGACCAGGCTTTGCTGGTGGTGTCGCTCGTCCGTCCGGCTACGAACAGCGAGTTTATCGACCGTTTCCTGGTGACGGCCGGGGCGTACCACATTCCGGCGGCGATCCTGCTCAACAAGAGCGATCTCTATACGACCGGGGAGCTGCAGCAGGAGCGGGCCCGGTTTATCGAAACCTATACCCGTGCGGGCTACGACGTGGTCGAACTGTCGGCTTCGCGCGGCGAAGTATTGCGCATCAATCCCGCGCGCGCGCGGCGGCAGGAAACCCGGACGGAAGCTACGTCCGGCCTCGGCGGCGATGCGGATTCCGGGAGCGGCGCGGGAACGTCCGTGATGTCCGGCATGGGGACGGAACCGTTGCTGGAGCGGCTCCGCGACCGCGTGACGCTGCTCTCGGGCAATTCGGGCGTGGGCAAGTCCACGCTGATCCGCGCGATCGATCCGTCGCTGGAGGTGAGGGTCGGCGAGGTTTCCGACGCGCACCACAAAGGCCGCCATACGACCACTTTTTCGGAGATGTACCCGCTCGCGGAGGGGGGCTGGCTGATCGATACGCCGGGGATCAAGGGGTTCGGGCTGATCGACCTCGACGGGGCGGAGATCGCCCGTTATTTCCCCGAACTGTTCCGCCTCGCACCGGGCTGTTCCTATTACAACTGCACGCATACGCACGAGCCCGGCTGCGCGGTCAAAGAGGCGCTCTCGCGAGGAGAGGTGAGCCTCTCGCGTTATGAAAGCTACCTCAAACTGCTGGACGACGATGAAAAATATAGAAGATAGCGCCGGATTTCCGGACGAACTGCTCGCCCGCAGGATCGAATACCTGTCGGGTTTTATGACCGCGGAGCGTTACGCGACGCTGTGTCGCGCCGTGGATATGCGGACGCGTTATATGACCGTCTGTATGGAGAATACGTTCCATCCGCAGAATGCGAGCGCGCTGGTGCGTAACTGCGAGGCATTCGGCGTGCAGGAGCTGCATGCGGTGGAAGAGTTGTGCCGTTTTTCGCCGAACGTGCAGATCGTGCGCGGCACCGACAAATGGATCGAAATCCGCAAGCATCCGACGACGGCGGAGCTGATCGGCTCGCTGCGCGGTCGGGGTTACCGGATCGTCGCCACGACGCCGCACCTGGACGACGCCACCCCCGAAACGTTCGACGTGGCGGCGGGACCGTTCGCGCTTTTCTTCGGCACCGAGCACGCCGGTATCAGCGACGAGGTGAAGGCCGGGGCGGACGAATTCCTGCGCATCCCGATGTGCGGGATGGTCGAAAGCCTCAATGTGTCGGCCTCGGCGGCGATCCTGCTCTACTCGCTTTCGACCCGCGTCCGCGCGATGGACATTCCGGCCGGTACGGGCGTCGTGTGCACTGCGGACGCTCCGGCCCGGGCGGTGTGGCAGCTTTCGCGTCGCGACCGCGACGAGGTGCTCTACCGCTGGATGCAGCAGACCGTGCGCGATCCGGCCGGGGTGCTGAGCCGCTTCAGGGGGGAGTAGGTATGTGCCGGAACGCCCGGCAGTCCGTTTCACTCAGGTAGTATGCAGCCGCGCCGCGTCCCGGAGCGCCCTCCCCGGTCGAACTTTCTGGCAGCACGTTTTTGCCGCGCACCTTGGGCCGCAGCCGGAATATTTTGACCCGGAACGCAGACGCAACCGCCGCAGGAGTCCGGAAAGTCCGCTACGTACCGCCTGCGCCGCCCAAACTGTGCCGGTGAGCGTTGCCGGGCCCACCGGTTTCAAAATCAGGCACAGAAACGGCTCCCCATTCGAAGCTTTTCCGGTATTCCTGCCGACGGTTGCGCTACGCCCTGCGGATGCCGGAGCCATGCCCCTTGCCGCATCCGATCGCGTTATATCGGTACCGTCGCGTCCTGCCGCGCCGTATCCCTGGACACCGCACCCGTTTTCCCGCACTGCGCCACAAAAAAAGGACGCAGATACAACTGTGAACAGTAGGCCTTAGGGAGCCTGAAACCGGCAGCTGCACTGCGCCCAAGCTATACCCGGCAGGATCTGCCGCCGGGGTATAGCGAGGACTAGCAACTTTTATTCCCGGTTCAACAACCTTCCGAAGAAGGCTCCCTAAGTTGACTGTTTAGGATAAAAATTGTGTCTCTGATATATTTACGGCTTACGCCGTGTATGTATCTGATACGAAGATAGTATAAAATTCTTATTCCCGTATCCGGACGTCCTGTTTTTTTCGCCGCATAGTGATGACGGCGCGGGTTTTTACTCCGTTTTGCGCTCCTGCGGGGTGCAGTAGAGCACGCCGCCCTCGATGCGGGTGACGGTCACCGTGCGGCCGCGCGCGACGAACAGGCCGTCCTCGGCCGCCGCGTCGTAATACCGCCCGTCGACCATCACGCGGCCCGAGGGTCGCAGCACCGCCATCACCAGCGCGGTGCGACCCACCAGTTCCGGTTCGATCTGCGGGTGGCTCACGTAACCCTCTTCGGGCTTCATTTCTGCGGTCAGCACCACCTTTTTTTGCAGCGGCGAACGGCCCGTGAGAAAGCGGCGTCCCAGGACGATACCCCCGACCAGCGCTGCCGAAGCGGCGATGATCACCACCAGCACCGGCCTCAGCAGCCACGCGAGCGTCAGTTCGCCCGTGGAGAGGTGGCGCAGCAGGTCGTTGTCGATCGCCGCGAACGAGAGGCCGGTCACCACCGCGATAATCCCCGCGACGCCCGCGATGCCGAAGCCCGGCAGCACGAAAATCTCGACGGCCAACAGCGCCAGCCCTATGATAAAGAGGATCAGCTCCCAGTTTTGCGCGACACCCTCGATGTAGAGCGGCGCGAAATAGAGCACCGCCCCGAGGATCGCCACCACCAGCGCGAAGCCGATGCCGGGGGTTTGCAGCTCGAAATAGATGCCGCCGACGATCATCATCACGAAAATGCCCTGCACCACCGGGTTCATCAGCCAGCCCAGCAGGCGGTCGAGCCGCGTGGGGGTGTATTCGTGCAGCGTGTACTGCTGTACGCCGCCCTGTGCAAGCACTTCGTCCACGGTGGAGGCCGTCCCTTCGCTGTAATGGTGTTCCGACGCTTCCGACGCGGTGAAGGCGAGCACCCCGGCGGTCGTGCTGTCGCCCACCGTGCGCCCGACCATCGCCTCGGCGACCTGCGGGTCGCGCCGCCAGCGCCAGAGGGTGTCGTCGCCGTCGATGCGTTCGATCACCTTGCCGTGCGCTTCGGCCGTCGCGCGCATCGTCGCGCGCATGAAGCTCTGGAACTTGTCGGGCATCGGCTTGCCGTTCTGGTCCACGACCGAGGCTGCGCCGATACTGCCGCCCGGACGCATGTAGATACGCTCGGCCGCGATCGCGATGAGCGCCCCGGCCGAAGCGGCCTGGTTGTCGATAAAGACCCAGACCGGTACCGGCGAGTTGAGGATCATCGTGCGGATCGAGTCGGCGGCGTTGACCAGTCCGCCGTAGGTGTTGAGCCGGATCAGCACCAGTTCGGCGCCGCCGGAGCGGGCGTCG
This window encodes:
- a CDS encoding CvpA family protein, with product MTVFDIVCGLLLAVGAWKGWRDGIIVQLSGILGLLVGVYLAYRYSIPASRWLGSEGMTGQAAGFLLVFGLVLVALALLGRLMRGLFKFAGLGLFDQLGGAALGIVKVALLVSVLLGAYESINLTRHWTDGEKTERSWLYRPVKEAGELAFPYLRSLKEQFL
- the rsgA gene encoding ribosome small subunit-dependent GTPase A, whose translation is METIRTAVVVKATGSRYMLHDLASQATVEGRLRGRLRLSGSRSTSPVVVGDIVDYEPELPAGIETAGDGTGRTAPGTEGDGTGGRAAGGAGAAGVPGKSCTSGTVVALHPRRNYIIRRASNLSKESHIIAANIDQALLVVSLVRPATNSEFIDRFLVTAGAYHIPAAILLNKSDLYTTGELQQERARFIETYTRAGYDVVELSASRGEVLRINPARARRQETRTEATSGLGGDADSGSGAGTSVMSGMGTEPLLERLRDRVTLLSGNSGVGKSTLIRAIDPSLEVRVGEVSDAHHKGRHTTTFSEMYPLAEGGWLIDTPGIKGFGLIDLDGAEIARYFPELFRLAPGCSYYNCTHTHEPGCAVKEALSRGEVSLSRYESYLKLLDDDEKYRR
- a CDS encoding TrmH family RNA methyltransferase; protein product: MKNIEDSAGFPDELLARRIEYLSGFMTAERYATLCRAVDMRTRYMTVCMENTFHPQNASALVRNCEAFGVQELHAVEELCRFSPNVQIVRGTDKWIEIRKHPTTAELIGSLRGRGYRIVATTPHLDDATPETFDVAAGPFALFFGTEHAGISDEVKAGADEFLRIPMCGMVESLNVSASAAILLYSLSTRVRAMDIPAGTGVVCTADAPARAVWQLSRRDRDEVLYRWMQQTVRDPAGVLSRFRGE
- a CDS encoding NfeD family protein, producing the protein MRPIATFCLLTALLLSGSILPAAASQAFPATLSSLHKEPAGQDGDDTGIDAVAGASGEKYVVPGSRGAAQSGTPGAQNATAAGTQGKPTVVYTFPIDGDIMPAQQRLVAKCLADARSGGAELVLIRLNTYGGLVNAADSIRTMILNSPVPVWVFIDNQAASAGALIAIAAERIYMRPGGSIGAASVVDQNGKPMPDKFQSFMRATMRATAEAHGKVIERIDGDDTLWRWRRDPQVAEAMVGRTVGDSTTAGVLAFTASEASEHHYSEGTASTVDEVLAQGGVQQYTLHEYTPTRLDRLLGWLMNPVVQGIFVMMIVGGIYFELQTPGIGFALVVAILGAVLYFAPLYIEGVAQNWELILFIIGLALLAVEIFVLPGFGIAGVAGIIAVVTGLSFAAIDNDLLRHLSTGELTLAWLLRPVLVVIIAASAALVGGIVLGRRFLTGRSPLQKKVVLTAEMKPEEGYVSHPQIEPELVGRTALVMAVLRPSGRVMVDGRYYDAAAEDGLFVARGRTVTVTRIEGGVLYCTPQERKTE